One genomic region from Apodemus sylvaticus chromosome 1, mApoSyl1.1, whole genome shotgun sequence encodes:
- the Fbxo27 gene encoding F-box only protein 27 isoform X2 yields MAMRSSRPRRGAGRGAVPAKRGAGTMGAWTSRTQVPTPEPDPQEALDLSRLPPELLLLVLSHVPPRTLLRHCRRVCRAWRALVDGQALWLQLLARDHSAAGRALQTLARRCLPPARGDTPCPLGQFCALRPLGRNLLSNPCGQEGLRKWMVRHGGDGWVVEKNRKPVPGAPSQTCFVTSFSWCRKKQVVDLVEKGLWPELLDSGGVEIAVSDWWGARHDSGCKYRLFVTLLDAHQNVIDKFSAVPDPIEQWNNDVYLQVTHVFSNIRRGVRFVSFEHWGQDTQFWAGHYGARVTNSSVIVRVCQS; encoded by the exons ATGGCTATGCGGTCCTCCAGGCCGCGGAGGGGAGCTGGCAGGGGTGCCG TCCCAGCCAAGCGGGGCGCAGGAACCATGGGTGCCTGGACATCCAGGACCCAGGTCCCGACGCCGGAGCCCGACCCCCAGGAGGCCCTGGACCTGAGCCGCCTGCCCCCGGAGCTGCTCCTGCTGGTACTGAGCCACGTGCCCCCGCGCACGCTGCTGAGGCACTGCCGCCGAGTGTGCCGCGCCTGGCGCGCCCTGGTGGACGGCCAGGCCCTGTGGCTGCAGCTGCTGGCGCGAGACCACAGCGCCGCGGGCCGCGCCCTGCAGACGCTAGCCCGCCGCTGCCTGCCCCCCGCCCGCGGAGACACGCCCTGCCCGCTGGGCCAGTTCTGCGCGCTGAGACCACTAGGACGCAACCTCCTCAGCAACCCCTGTGGCCAAG aaGGCCTGCGCAAGTGGATGGTGCGACACGGTGgggatggatgggtggtggaGAAGAACAGGAAACCTGTCCCTGGGGCCCCTTCACAGACCTGCTTCGTGACTTCCTTCAG CTGGTGTCGCAAGAAGCAGGTCGTGGACCTGGTGGAGAAGGGTCTGTGGCCAGAGCTGCTGGACAGCGGCGGTGTGGAGATTGCCGTGTCTGACTG GTGGGGAGCTCGACATGACAGTGGCTGTAAGTACCGTCTCTTTGTCACACTTCTTGATGCTCACCAGAACGTCATAGATAAGTTCTCAGCCGTGCCAGACCCCATAGAGCAATGGAACAATGATGTCTACCTACAG GTCACCCACGTGTTCTCCAACATCAGGAGGGGAGTACGTTTCGTGTCTTTTGAACACTGGGGCCAGGACACACAGTTCTGGGCTGGCCACTATGGGGCCAGAGTGACGAACTCCAGCGTGATCGTACGAGTCTGTCAGTCCTAG
- the Fbxo27 gene encoding F-box only protein 27 isoform X1, which translates to MLTRNNSCYRMPGVRCGFRVTPSVAEPLGLSCQIPGLVCVPWWIPKLSTCPKPEGVPAKRGAGTMGAWTSRTQVPTPEPDPQEALDLSRLPPELLLLVLSHVPPRTLLRHCRRVCRAWRALVDGQALWLQLLARDHSAAGRALQTLARRCLPPARGDTPCPLGQFCALRPLGRNLLSNPCGQEGLRKWMVRHGGDGWVVEKNRKPVPGAPSQTCFVTSFSWCRKKQVVDLVEKGLWPELLDSGGVEIAVSDWWGARHDSGCKYRLFVTLLDAHQNVIDKFSAVPDPIEQWNNDVYLQVTHVFSNIRRGVRFVSFEHWGQDTQFWAGHYGARVTNSSVIVRVCQS; encoded by the exons ATGCTTACTCGAAATAATAGTTGTTACCGGATGCCAGGCGTCCGCTGCGGATTTAGGGTCACTCCAAGTGTAGCGGAACCGCTAGGACTGTCGTGCCAGATCCCTGGTCTAGTCTGTGTCCCCTGGTGGATTCCTAAGCTGTCTACTTGTCCTAAGCCGGAAGGAG TCCCAGCCAAGCGGGGCGCAGGAACCATGGGTGCCTGGACATCCAGGACCCAGGTCCCGACGCCGGAGCCCGACCCCCAGGAGGCCCTGGACCTGAGCCGCCTGCCCCCGGAGCTGCTCCTGCTGGTACTGAGCCACGTGCCCCCGCGCACGCTGCTGAGGCACTGCCGCCGAGTGTGCCGCGCCTGGCGCGCCCTGGTGGACGGCCAGGCCCTGTGGCTGCAGCTGCTGGCGCGAGACCACAGCGCCGCGGGCCGCGCCCTGCAGACGCTAGCCCGCCGCTGCCTGCCCCCCGCCCGCGGAGACACGCCCTGCCCGCTGGGCCAGTTCTGCGCGCTGAGACCACTAGGACGCAACCTCCTCAGCAACCCCTGTGGCCAAG aaGGCCTGCGCAAGTGGATGGTGCGACACGGTGgggatggatgggtggtggaGAAGAACAGGAAACCTGTCCCTGGGGCCCCTTCACAGACCTGCTTCGTGACTTCCTTCAG CTGGTGTCGCAAGAAGCAGGTCGTGGACCTGGTGGAGAAGGGTCTGTGGCCAGAGCTGCTGGACAGCGGCGGTGTGGAGATTGCCGTGTCTGACTG GTGGGGAGCTCGACATGACAGTGGCTGTAAGTACCGTCTCTTTGTCACACTTCTTGATGCTCACCAGAACGTCATAGATAAGTTCTCAGCCGTGCCAGACCCCATAGAGCAATGGAACAATGATGTCTACCTACAG GTCACCCACGTGTTCTCCAACATCAGGAGGGGAGTACGTTTCGTGTCTTTTGAACACTGGGGCCAGGACACACAGTTCTGGGCTGGCCACTATGGGGCCAGAGTGACGAACTCCAGCGTGATCGTACGAGTCTGTCAGTCCTAG
- the Fbxo27 gene encoding F-box only protein 27 isoform X3, translating to MGAWTSRTQVPTPEPDPQEALDLSRLPPELLLLVLSHVPPRTLLRHCRRVCRAWRALVDGQALWLQLLARDHSAAGRALQTLARRCLPPARGDTPCPLGQFCALRPLGRNLLSNPCGQEGLRKWMVRHGGDGWVVEKNRKPVPGAPSQTCFVTSFSWCRKKQVVDLVEKGLWPELLDSGGVEIAVSDWWGARHDSGCKYRLFVTLLDAHQNVIDKFSAVPDPIEQWNNDVYLQVTHVFSNIRRGVRFVSFEHWGQDTQFWAGHYGARVTNSSVIVRVCQS from the exons ATGGGTGCCTGGACATCCAGGACCCAGGTCCCGACGCCGGAGCCCGACCCCCAGGAGGCCCTGGACCTGAGCCGCCTGCCCCCGGAGCTGCTCCTGCTGGTACTGAGCCACGTGCCCCCGCGCACGCTGCTGAGGCACTGCCGCCGAGTGTGCCGCGCCTGGCGCGCCCTGGTGGACGGCCAGGCCCTGTGGCTGCAGCTGCTGGCGCGAGACCACAGCGCCGCGGGCCGCGCCCTGCAGACGCTAGCCCGCCGCTGCCTGCCCCCCGCCCGCGGAGACACGCCCTGCCCGCTGGGCCAGTTCTGCGCGCTGAGACCACTAGGACGCAACCTCCTCAGCAACCCCTGTGGCCAAG aaGGCCTGCGCAAGTGGATGGTGCGACACGGTGgggatggatgggtggtggaGAAGAACAGGAAACCTGTCCCTGGGGCCCCTTCACAGACCTGCTTCGTGACTTCCTTCAG CTGGTGTCGCAAGAAGCAGGTCGTGGACCTGGTGGAGAAGGGTCTGTGGCCAGAGCTGCTGGACAGCGGCGGTGTGGAGATTGCCGTGTCTGACTG GTGGGGAGCTCGACATGACAGTGGCTGTAAGTACCGTCTCTTTGTCACACTTCTTGATGCTCACCAGAACGTCATAGATAAGTTCTCAGCCGTGCCAGACCCCATAGAGCAATGGAACAATGATGTCTACCTACAG GTCACCCACGTGTTCTCCAACATCAGGAGGGGAGTACGTTTCGTGTCTTTTGAACACTGGGGCCAGGACACACAGTTCTGGGCTGGCCACTATGGGGCCAGAGTGACGAACTCCAGCGTGATCGTACGAGTCTGTCAGTCCTAG